One segment of Clostridium botulinum DNA contains the following:
- the argB gene encoding acetylglutamate kinase — protein MNHNERAKILVNALPYIQKYYGKTIVVKYGGNAMISDELKETVINDIILMKCVGIDPVIVHGGGPDISDFLDKLGKQSEFINGLRYTDEDTMEIVQMVLGGKVNKNLVSLIETFGGKAIGLCGMDGSLIRAKKLEKDIDLGYVGEITKIDTNILKTALNAGYIPVVGSVALGEDDNKAYNINADICASKISSALNAEKLILLTDVPGVLVDPKDSTSLLNVLRLHQIPKLCLDGIIKGGMIPKIDCCVEAIRMGVERTHIIDGRVPHSLILELFSNEGIGTMIY, from the coding sequence TAAATGCATTACCTTATATTCAAAAATATTATGGTAAAACAATAGTTGTTAAATATGGTGGAAATGCAATGATAAGTGATGAATTAAAAGAAACTGTTATAAACGATATAATTTTAATGAAATGCGTTGGTATAGATCCAGTTATAGTTCATGGTGGTGGCCCTGATATTTCAGATTTTTTAGATAAGTTGGGTAAACAAAGCGAATTTATAAATGGATTGAGATATACAGATGAAGATACAATGGAGATAGTTCAAATGGTATTGGGTGGCAAGGTAAATAAAAATTTAGTTTCTTTAATTGAGACCTTTGGCGGTAAAGCTATTGGTCTTTGTGGAATGGATGGATCCCTTATAAGGGCTAAAAAACTAGAAAAAGATATTGATTTAGGATATGTTGGTGAAATAACAAAAATAGATACTAATATCTTAAAAACAGCATTAAACGCTGGATATATCCCCGTTGTTGGAAGTGTTGCTTTAGGTGAAGATGATAATAAAGCATATAACATAAATGCTGATATATGTGCTTCAAAAATTTCTTCTGCATTAAATGCTGAAAAATTAATATTACTTACAGATGTTCCTGGTGTGCTTGTTGACCCTAAAGATTCAACTTCCCTACTTAATGTACTTAGATTACATCAAATTCCAAAACTTTGTTTAGATGGAATAATTAAAGGTGGAATGATTCCCAAGATTGATTGCTGCGTTGAAGCAATACGAATGGGTGTTGAAAGAACCCATATAATTGATGGCCGTGTTCCTCACTCACTTATTCTTGAATTATTTTCAAATGAAGGTATTGGTACAATGATTTATTAA